The following coding sequences lie in one Corynebacterium humireducens NBRC 106098 = DSM 45392 genomic window:
- a CDS encoding LmeA family phospholipid-binding protein, with protein sequence MYVPRLLVIAVTTVAVLLGAGWLVDSLAAARFERTISQKVEEAARLDVSPRVNVGGFPFLASLVTGELPSVDVHALDVDVAELGMVNATTRISEVAVTREQILNGDLTGSAARSYSRTIRLDGVALGRLLDMTDLDISNPYDISPAGGNAAEAQLTGTPFNKREPSTVVVDLRLVGNEFHMTPRELVDAPADQTPAEAREILDAFTLTLDTRRLPLAGRASTVNMSGGSVFFEAQRFNVPVRMSALSPIEVATPED encoded by the coding sequence GTGTACGTTCCCCGTCTCCTGGTCATCGCCGTCACCACGGTCGCAGTGCTGCTGGGCGCCGGCTGGCTGGTCGACAGCCTCGCCGCCGCCCGCTTCGAGCGCACGATCTCGCAGAAGGTCGAGGAGGCCGCGCGTCTCGACGTCAGCCCGCGGGTCAACGTCGGCGGCTTCCCCTTCCTCGCCTCGCTGGTCACCGGCGAACTCCCCTCCGTGGACGTGCACGCGCTCGACGTGGACGTCGCGGAGCTGGGAATGGTCAACGCCACGACCCGCATCAGTGAGGTCGCGGTCACCCGGGAACAGATCCTCAACGGTGACCTCACCGGTTCCGCCGCCCGCTCCTACAGCCGGACCATCCGGCTCGACGGGGTGGCGCTGGGGCGGCTCCTCGACATGACGGACCTGGACATCTCCAACCCCTACGACATCTCCCCCGCTGGCGGGAACGCCGCCGAAGCGCAGCTCACGGGCACGCCCTTCAACAAGCGGGAGCCCTCCACCGTGGTGGTGGACCTGCGCCTGGTGGGCAACGAGTTCCACATGACTCCCCGCGAGCTTGTCGACGCCCCCGCCGACCAGACCCCCGCCGAGGCCCGGGAGATCCTCGACGCCTTCACCCTGACGCTCGACACCCGGAGGCTGCCGCTCGCGGGCCGCGCCAGCACCGTCAACATGTCCGGCGGCTCCGTCTTCTTCGAGGCCCAGCGCTTCAACGTGCCGGTCCGCATGTCGGCGCTGTCCCCCATCGAGGTGGCCACCCCGGAGGACTAG
- the pstS gene encoding phosphate ABC transporter substrate-binding protein PstS: MIRNFKRTAAIFGVVAVGSAALVACGDSDNGTDSTATTAAEGTAAGSAEGLSGTTGQLVGEGASSQQNAMDYFGQKYGETVSGASLAYTASGSGSGRTNFVGGQVAFAGSDSPLKEDQVEGAAQRCGGNEAWHLPFVIGPVAIAYNLEGVENLNLHVDTVAKIFKGDITKWNDAEIAAENEGVDLPDTDISVVYRSDESGTTDNFQKFLGAATDIWETEGQVFPTAVGEGANGSNGVASQVAAIDGGITYVEAGFATQQGLGVANLDFGNGPVELNTESVGVALDNLQFTSEGHDMVVDTEALFASDAAGSYPLILTTYEIVCSAGYDESTSAMVKDFLTVALDNQDEGLAELGYIPVTGTHAERLAAAVEAIQ, from the coding sequence GTGATCCGTAACTTCAAGCGCACCGCTGCCATCTTCGGCGTCGTCGCCGTCGGCTCCGCCGCTCTCGTCGCCTGCGGCGACTCCGACAACGGCACCGACTCCACCGCCACCACCGCCGCTGAGGGCACCGCTGCCGGTTCCGCTGAGGGCCTGTCCGGCACCACCGGTCAGCTCGTCGGCGAGGGTGCATCCTCCCAGCAGAACGCCATGGACTACTTCGGCCAGAAGTACGGCGAGACCGTCTCCGGCGCGTCCCTGGCCTACACCGCCTCCGGTTCCGGCTCCGGCCGCACCAACTTCGTCGGTGGCCAGGTCGCCTTCGCAGGCTCCGACTCCCCGCTGAAGGAGGACCAGGTCGAGGGTGCCGCACAGCGTTGCGGTGGCAACGAGGCATGGCACCTGCCGTTCGTCATCGGCCCGGTCGCCATCGCCTACAACCTCGAGGGCGTCGAGAACCTGAACCTGCACGTCGACACCGTCGCCAAGATCTTCAAGGGCGACATCACCAAGTGGAACGACGCTGAGATCGCCGCCGAGAACGAGGGCGTCGACCTCCCGGACACCGACATCTCCGTCGTCTACCGCTCCGACGAGTCCGGCACCACCGACAACTTCCAGAAGTTCCTCGGTGCCGCCACCGACATCTGGGAGACCGAGGGCCAGGTCTTCCCGACCGCCGTCGGCGAGGGTGCCAACGGCTCCAACGGTGTCGCCTCCCAGGTCGCCGCCATCGACGGCGGCATCACCTACGTTGAGGCCGGCTTCGCCACCCAGCAGGGCCTGGGCGTCGCCAACCTCGACTTCGGCAACGGCCCGGTCGAGCTGAACACCGAGTCCGTGGGCGTCGCCCTGGACAACCTGCAGTTCACCTCCGAGGGCCACGACATGGTCGTCGACACCGAGGCTCTCTTCGCCTCCGACGCCGCAGGTTCCTACCCGCTCATCCTCACCACCTACGAGATCGTCTGCTCCGCAGGCTACGACGAGTCCACCTCCGCCATGGTCAAGGACTTCCTGACCGTCGCGCTGGACAACCAGGACGAGGGTCTGGCTGAGCTCGGCTACATCCCGGTCACCGGCACTCACGCAGAGCGCCTGGCCGCCGCAGTCGAGGCCATCCAGTAG
- a CDS encoding FABP family protein, with protein sequence MTDQPMNTPSDTPGDAAAAAGTTGASGTAGPAGHPEQQGLSGSDAVNLAAEQSKNTAHRNIPPLDLGELPIPDDTANLRHGPNIHDGLLALLPLVGVWRGEGQADMPGEGQYAFGQQLIFAHDGENYLTYESRIWKLDSEGNPVGPDHRESGFWRISLQDEIEFVCTHSTGVAEIFYGEPINERAWQVETASTMVTSSCSATLGAGKRLYGLLPNNDLGWVDERLIDGEMHPRMSAQLTRVAG encoded by the coding sequence ATGACTGATCAGCCGATGAACACCCCGTCCGATACCCCTGGCGATGCTGCCGCCGCAGCCGGTACCACCGGCGCTTCCGGCACTGCCGGCCCTGCCGGCCACCCCGAGCAGCAGGGCCTCAGCGGCAGCGATGCCGTGAACCTGGCCGCCGAGCAGTCGAAGAACACCGCCCACCGCAACATCCCGCCGCTGGATCTCGGCGAGCTGCCGATCCCCGACGACACCGCCAACCTCCGCCACGGCCCCAACATCCACGACGGCCTGCTGGCGCTGCTGCCGCTCGTCGGCGTGTGGCGCGGCGAGGGCCAGGCCGACATGCCGGGCGAGGGCCAGTACGCCTTCGGCCAGCAGCTGATCTTCGCCCACGACGGCGAGAACTACCTCACCTACGAGTCGCGCATCTGGAAGCTGGACTCCGAGGGCAACCCGGTCGGCCCGGACCACCGTGAGTCCGGTTTCTGGCGTATCTCCCTGCAGGACGAGATCGAGTTCGTGTGCACCCACTCCACGGGTGTCGCCGAGATCTTCTACGGGGAGCCGATCAACGAGCGTGCCTGGCAGGTCGAGACCGCCTCCACCATGGTCACCTCGAGCTGCTCCGCCACCCTCGGCGCCGGCAAGCGCCTCTACGGCCTCCTGCCGAACAACGATCTCGGCTGGGTCGATGAGCGCCTCATCGACGGCGAGATGCACCCGCGCATGTCCGCGCAGCTCACGCGCGTCGCGGGCTAG
- the pstC gene encoding phosphate ABC transporter permease subunit PstC, with protein MASNRPAAEAQVTEAGQSLGTGSAVLPGTAQPATPGHTGIKAGGSVKRPGDRIFEFLSTASATFITVLIGAIGAFLIWRAVPSLNRNAEGYLGFFTYTGPWNTANTEAMLFGIPNLFAVTVLISVVALLIAMPVALGIAVFLSNYAPKKAVKPLGYLVDMLAAVPSIVYGLWGWQVLGPFLSDFYNWFHGWAGGFFLFATYSNSPSFATGRNILTGGIVLAVMILPVIAATAREVFVQTPRGQIEAALALGATRWEVVRMTVLPFGLSGYISGSMLGLGRALGETMALYMVVSPSSAFRFSLFDGGTTFATAIANAAPEFNDDIRAGAYIAAGLVLFLLTFVVNSIARAIVAKK; from the coding sequence ATGGCAAGCAATCGACCGGCCGCAGAGGCCCAGGTGACCGAGGCAGGACAGTCCCTCGGCACCGGCTCCGCGGTCCTTCCCGGCACCGCACAGCCAGCCACCCCGGGTCATACGGGCATCAAGGCCGGCGGCAGCGTCAAGCGCCCCGGTGACCGCATCTTCGAGTTCCTCTCCACCGCCTCCGCGACCTTCATCACGGTTCTCATCGGAGCGATCGGCGCCTTCCTCATCTGGCGCGCCGTCCCCTCCCTGAACCGCAACGCGGAGGGCTACCTCGGCTTCTTCACCTACACCGGTCCGTGGAACACCGCAAACACCGAGGCGATGCTCTTCGGCATCCCGAACCTCTTCGCGGTGACCGTCCTCATCTCCGTCGTGGCGCTGCTCATCGCCATGCCGGTGGCGCTCGGTATCGCGGTCTTCCTGTCCAACTACGCACCCAAGAAGGCCGTCAAGCCGCTGGGCTACCTCGTCGACATGCTCGCCGCGGTCCCGTCGATCGTCTACGGCCTGTGGGGCTGGCAGGTGCTCGGCCCCTTCCTGTCGGACTTCTACAACTGGTTCCACGGCTGGGCCGGCGGCTTCTTCCTCTTCGCCACCTACTCCAACTCCCCGTCCTTCGCGACGGGCCGTAACATCCTCACCGGTGGCATCGTCCTGGCCGTGATGATCCTCCCGGTCATCGCAGCCACCGCCCGCGAGGTCTTCGTCCAGACCCCGCGCGGCCAGATCGAGGCCGCCCTGGCACTCGGCGCCACCCGCTGGGAGGTCGTCCGCATGACCGTGCTGCCGTTCGGTCTGTCCGGCTACATCTCCGGCTCCATGCTGGGCCTCGGCCGTGCGCTGGGTGAGACCATGGCTCTCTACATGGTCGTCTCCCCGTCCTCGGCATTCCGATTCTCCCTGTTCGACGGCGGCACCACCTTTGCAACCGCGATCGCCAACGCCGCCCCGGAGTTCAACGACGACATTCGCGCCGGCGCCTACATCGCCGCCGGTCTGGTGCTCTTCCTGCTGACCTTCGTCGTCAACTCCATCGCCCGCGCCATCGTGGCCAAGAAGTAG
- the mshD gene encoding mycothiol synthase produces the protein MKIETCDLPTSPARLAAVRDVLAAASRADGVDAFSEQFLLGLADPRAGHRHLLAVEDDEVLGLAACDAASCELVVAPAYRRRGVGTALLGAVDGADVWAHGNLPAAQALARGQGREMTRRLLVMAVEGEQLRAVARYEARDDVEALDLAESVRRHGRDAVEEAWLAANNEAFSWHPEQGGWDRARLSRAQETDWFAEEDVLLLWDAGSPREPRLAGFHWTKWHTEETRAFGEVYVVGLATAFRGRGLGDPLLRLGLQHLADKGADRVILYVEADNEPAVRVYEGLGFHVAEEHAVWSEPAE, from the coding sequence ATGAAGATCGAGACCTGTGACCTGCCCACTTCCCCCGCCCGTCTCGCGGCCGTGCGCGACGTGCTCGCCGCGGCCTCCCGCGCGGACGGCGTCGACGCCTTCTCCGAGCAGTTCCTCCTCGGGCTGGCCGACCCCCGCGCCGGGCACCGTCACCTCCTGGCGGTCGAGGATGACGAGGTGCTGGGTCTCGCCGCCTGCGACGCCGCCTCCTGCGAGCTCGTCGTCGCCCCTGCTTATCGGCGCCGCGGGGTCGGCACCGCCCTCCTCGGCGCCGTCGACGGGGCCGACGTGTGGGCCCACGGGAATCTGCCCGCCGCGCAGGCGCTCGCCCGGGGGCAGGGCCGGGAGATGACGCGTCGCCTGCTGGTCATGGCGGTGGAGGGGGAGCAGCTGCGGGCGGTCGCCCGTTATGAGGCGCGTGACGACGTCGAGGCCCTCGACCTCGCGGAGTCCGTGCGGCGTCACGGACGCGACGCCGTGGAGGAGGCGTGGCTGGCGGCCAACAACGAGGCCTTCTCCTGGCATCCGGAGCAGGGTGGATGGGACCGGGCGCGTCTGTCCCGGGCACAGGAGACGGACTGGTTCGCGGAGGAGGACGTGCTCCTCCTCTGGGACGCGGGGTCACCGCGGGAGCCGCGGCTGGCGGGATTCCACTGGACGAAGTGGCATACCGAGGAGACCCGGGCCTTCGGTGAGGTCTATGTCGTGGGGCTGGCCACCGCGTTCCGGGGCCGCGGCCTGGGGGATCCGCTGCTGCGTCTGGGACTGCAGCACCTGGCGGACAAGGGTGCGGACCGCGTGATCCTCTACGTGGAGGCCGACAACGAGCCTGCCGTGCGGGTCTACGAGGGGCTCGGGTTCCATGTCGCGGAGGAACACGCGGTGTGGAGTGAACCTGCGGAATAG
- a CDS encoding aminodeoxychorismate lyase has product MDSSTPLIYIVEPYGGSIRRHNAALPHIYWDDAAVTRGDGVFETLLIRDGHPANLQRHLDRFQSSARLMELPEPNVADWIDATRQAVEEWSQRTDADAKCVWTYTRGRESTGHPSAWLTITPLGETVLKQRKKGVKVMTSPRGFTIDTSLPGVEEATEGGTPEPAPWLTVGAKTLNYAANMAALRYACSQGLDDVIYVDPATGRVLEGATSTVIVARPGRKLRTPTPGGDILPGTTQAALFEYAEEQGWRCKEKDMTVESLLDAESVWLVSSVRVAVRVTELDGRVLPAPANEDEVRELINAALGAE; this is encoded by the coding sequence ATGGACTCCTCCACACCGCTGATCTACATCGTCGAGCCCTACGGCGGCTCCATCCGCCGCCACAACGCGGCACTCCCGCACATCTACTGGGACGACGCCGCCGTCACCCGCGGCGACGGTGTCTTCGAGACGCTCCTCATCCGCGACGGACACCCCGCCAACCTGCAGCGTCACCTCGACCGCTTCCAGTCCTCGGCACGCCTCATGGAACTGCCGGAACCCAACGTCGCGGACTGGATCGACGCCACCCGGCAGGCGGTGGAGGAGTGGTCGCAGCGTACCGACGCCGACGCGAAGTGCGTCTGGACCTACACCCGCGGCCGCGAGTCCACCGGCCACCCGAGCGCCTGGCTGACCATCACCCCGCTCGGGGAGACGGTGCTGAAGCAGCGGAAAAAGGGCGTCAAGGTGATGACCAGCCCCCGCGGCTTCACCATCGACACCTCCCTGCCCGGCGTCGAGGAGGCCACCGAGGGAGGTACCCCGGAGCCGGCCCCGTGGCTGACCGTCGGCGCGAAGACCCTCAACTACGCCGCGAACATGGCGGCACTGCGTTACGCGTGTTCACAGGGCCTCGACGACGTCATCTACGTCGACCCCGCGACCGGCCGCGTGCTCGAGGGGGCGACGTCCACGGTCATCGTCGCACGTCCGGGCCGCAAGCTGCGCACCCCGACGCCCGGCGGCGACATCCTCCCCGGCACCACGCAGGCCGCACTCTTCGAGTACGCCGAGGAGCAGGGCTGGCGCTGCAAGGAGAAGGACATGACCGTCGAGAGCCTTCTCGACGCCGAGTCCGTCTGGCTCGTCTCCTCCGTCCGGGTGGCCGTCCGTGTCACGGAGCTGGACGGCCGGGTGCTCCCGGCACCCGCCAACGAGGACGAGGTGCGGGAGCTCATCAACGCCGCGCTGGGCGCGGAGTAG
- a CDS encoding YgfZ/GcvT domain-containing protein, whose translation MTSTTYRSPLLDLPGAAPLQDTEALIDATGVAWHYGDPLGEQRRAHSGVVVVDRSHRRVVQVTGPDTEEFLNNLLSQKFLDTAEGFGASALDLDMQGRVLHHADVVRTAEGVLLDVPSAQLESFLSFLQKMVFWSQVEVAEAELAVLTLLGASGDVALPAAVVASRQVDWSAVERRDLLVPRSELKAVVAELRAAGVEPAGLMAFTAERVRALEPERAADLDEKSIPHEVPSFIGRGDRAGAVHLEKGCYRGQETVARVENLGRSPRVLVMLQLDGSAPENPTPGSDIAGPAGGRALGRIGTVVDDCDFGPIALALIKRSALTGQELCVGDVAVMVDPASLPEEQGEQAGRAAVNRLRGR comes from the coding sequence GTGACATCGACTACGTACCGTTCCCCCCTGCTCGACCTCCCCGGTGCCGCCCCGCTGCAGGACACCGAGGCCCTCATCGACGCCACCGGTGTCGCCTGGCACTACGGCGATCCGCTCGGGGAGCAACGCCGCGCGCACTCCGGGGTGGTGGTCGTCGACCGCTCGCACCGCCGCGTCGTGCAGGTGACCGGGCCGGACACCGAGGAGTTCCTCAACAACCTGCTCTCGCAGAAGTTCCTCGACACCGCCGAGGGCTTCGGCGCGAGCGCCCTCGACCTGGACATGCAGGGGCGTGTCCTCCACCACGCGGACGTCGTCCGCACCGCCGAGGGCGTGCTTCTCGACGTCCCGTCCGCCCAGCTCGAGTCCTTCCTGTCATTCCTGCAGAAGATGGTCTTCTGGTCGCAGGTGGAGGTCGCGGAGGCGGAGCTGGCGGTGCTCACCCTGCTGGGTGCGTCCGGCGACGTGGCGTTGCCGGCCGCCGTGGTGGCCTCCCGCCAGGTCGATTGGTCAGCTGTTGAACGCCGTGACCTGCTGGTTCCCCGCTCCGAGCTGAAGGCCGTGGTCGCCGAGCTCAGGGCCGCGGGCGTGGAGCCGGCCGGTCTCATGGCCTTCACCGCGGAGCGCGTGCGGGCCCTCGAGCCGGAGCGCGCCGCCGACCTGGACGAGAAGTCCATCCCCCATGAGGTGCCCTCCTTCATCGGCCGCGGCGACCGCGCCGGCGCCGTGCACCTGGAGAAGGGCTGCTACCGCGGGCAGGAGACGGTCGCGCGCGTCGAGAACCTCGGCCGCTCCCCCCGCGTCCTGGTCATGCTCCAGCTCGACGGTTCGGCGCCGGAGAACCCCACCCCGGGTTCCGACATCGCCGGTCCCGCCGGTGGTCGTGCCCTCGGACGCATCGGGACCGTCGTCGACGACTGTGATTTCGGCCCCATCGCCCTGGCCCTCATCAAGCGCAGCGCGCTGACCGGGCAGGAGCTCTGTGTCGGGGACGTCGCCGTCATGGTGGACCCCGCCTCCCTGCCGGAGGAGCAGGGGGAGCAGGCCGGGCGGGCGGCGGTGAACCGTCTCCGGGGGCGGTGA
- a CDS encoding diacylglycerol/lipid kinase family protein has translation MRVLMIANPYSTSQSADLFRRIIPLLRTVEGLRLTGRFTHHPGHAEEICRGLTRRDWDVVLVVGGDGTVNEALNGLLGKVGEGHPDPRELPALAVIPTGSANVFARALGFPPGPVDAARMLARLIRADLRRTICLGTWNDRWFAVNAGFGMDADVVARVDEARTLGFAATPLRYLAVCLLVWTRAQRRPPHIDVRARADDGRTLDLRGVPLFVASNTNPWTFLGPLPVVTNPRNSFDQGLGLFGLTSLQGARGVASMLHLVGFGHRSFFEDWIRGRTVQFDDAADVVLECPAPQRFQADGEYEGEFARAELGSRRDAIEVFAPRRAYPVTSRTWRQVVRDVFRVH, from the coding sequence ATGCGCGTCCTCATGATCGCCAACCCCTACTCGACCAGTCAGAGCGCCGACCTGTTCCGCCGGATCATCCCGCTGCTGCGCACCGTCGAAGGGCTTCGTCTCACGGGACGTTTCACCCACCACCCCGGCCATGCGGAGGAGATCTGCCGCGGCCTGACCAGGCGCGACTGGGACGTGGTGCTCGTCGTCGGCGGGGACGGCACGGTCAACGAGGCACTCAACGGGCTGCTCGGGAAGGTGGGGGAGGGGCATCCCGACCCCCGGGAACTGCCGGCCCTGGCCGTCATCCCGACCGGCTCGGCGAACGTCTTCGCCCGGGCGCTCGGCTTCCCGCCGGGGCCGGTGGATGCGGCGCGGATGCTGGCCCGGCTCATCCGCGCGGACCTGCGCCGCACCATCTGCCTGGGCACGTGGAACGACCGCTGGTTCGCAGTCAACGCGGGCTTCGGGATGGACGCCGACGTCGTCGCCCGCGTCGATGAGGCCCGCACCCTCGGCTTCGCCGCGACCCCGTTGCGCTACCTCGCTGTCTGCCTGCTCGTGTGGACGCGTGCCCAGCGCCGACCCCCGCATATCGACGTCCGCGCGCGTGCCGACGACGGCCGCACCCTCGACCTGCGCGGCGTCCCCCTCTTCGTGGCCTCCAACACCAACCCGTGGACCTTCCTCGGCCCGCTGCCGGTGGTGACCAACCCGCGCAACTCCTTCGACCAGGGGCTGGGGCTGTTCGGGCTGACCAGCCTGCAGGGGGCGCGGGGCGTGGCGAGCATGCTGCACCTCGTCGGCTTCGGGCACCGCAGCTTCTTCGAGGACTGGATCCGGGGACGGACCGTGCAGTTCGACGACGCCGCGGACGTCGTCCTCGAGTGCCCCGCGCCGCAGCGTTTCCAGGCGGACGGCGAGTACGAGGGGGAGTTCGCGCGGGCGGAGCTGGGCAGCCGGCGGGACGCGATCGAGGTGTTCGCGCCACGGCGGGCCTACCCGGTGACCTCACGCACGTGGCGGCAGGTGGTCCGCGACGTGTTCCGCGTGCACTAG
- the purM gene encoding phosphoribosylformylglycinamidine cyclo-ligase, protein MTDNQGASYAAAGVDIEAGDRAVELFAPLAKRATRPEVRGGLGGFAGLFALGKYKEPLLAAGSDGVGTKLAVAQAMDKHDTIGIDLVAMCVDDLVVCGAEPLFLQDYIAVGKVVPEHVAQIVAGIAEGCVQAGCALLGGETAEHPGVMEPGHYDVSATAVGVVEADELLGPHLVRSGDVIIGMASSGLHSNGYSLARHVLLEKAGLPLDGYMEELGRTLGEELLEPTRIYAKDCLALAAECTVRTFCHVTGGGLAGNMERIIPEGLVAEMNRATWTPGQIFRTIADLGKVSREEMEKTFNMGVGMVAIVSPEDRDRALAMLTARHIDAWELGTVRTAAEGEEKRAVLNGEHPGY, encoded by the coding sequence ATGACCGACAACCAGGGTGCCTCCTACGCCGCCGCCGGAGTCGACATCGAAGCCGGTGACCGCGCCGTGGAGCTCTTCGCCCCGCTGGCCAAGCGCGCCACCCGGCCGGAGGTCCGCGGCGGACTCGGCGGCTTCGCCGGTCTCTTCGCACTCGGCAAGTACAAGGAGCCGCTCCTGGCCGCCGGCTCCGACGGCGTGGGCACCAAGCTCGCCGTCGCCCAGGCCATGGACAAGCACGACACCATCGGCATCGACCTCGTCGCCATGTGCGTCGACGACCTCGTCGTCTGCGGCGCCGAGCCGCTGTTCCTGCAGGACTACATCGCCGTGGGCAAGGTCGTCCCCGAGCACGTCGCGCAGATCGTCGCCGGCATCGCCGAGGGCTGCGTCCAGGCCGGCTGCGCCCTCCTCGGCGGCGAGACCGCCGAGCACCCCGGCGTGATGGAGCCCGGCCACTACGACGTCTCCGCCACCGCGGTCGGCGTCGTCGAGGCCGATGAGCTGCTCGGCCCCCACCTGGTGCGTTCCGGTGACGTCATCATCGGCATGGCCTCCTCCGGCCTGCACTCCAACGGCTACTCCCTGGCCCGTCACGTCCTCCTGGAGAAGGCCGGCCTGCCGCTCGACGGCTACATGGAGGAGCTCGGCCGCACCCTCGGCGAGGAGCTGCTCGAGCCGACCCGCATCTACGCCAAGGACTGCCTGGCGCTGGCCGCCGAGTGCACCGTCCGCACCTTCTGCCACGTCACCGGCGGTGGCCTGGCCGGCAACATGGAGCGCATCATCCCCGAGGGCCTCGTCGCCGAGATGAACCGCGCCACCTGGACCCCGGGCCAGATCTTCCGCACCATCGCCGACCTGGGCAAGGTCTCGCGCGAGGAGATGGAGAAGACCTTCAACATGGGTGTCGGCATGGTCGCCATCGTGTCCCCGGAGGACCGCGACCGCGCACTCGCCATGCTCACCGCCCGTCACATCGACGCATGGGAGCTCGGCACCGTCCGCACCGCAGCCGAGGGCGAGGAGAAGCGCGCCGTGCTCAACGGCGAGCACCCCGGCTACTGA
- the purF gene encoding amidophosphoribosyltransferase, protein MVIKDRSRTDSAPLAPLDDRGETEPREECGVFGVWAPGEEVAKLTYFGLFALQHRGQEAAGIAVGDGERIVVFKDMGLVSQVFDESILSSLHGDIALGHTRYSTAGGKKWENVQPMFRTSPDGTDVALGHNGNLVNPVELRQEAVERGLGEFAGDGEAATSDTAVITALLADSVRDGRTVFESARELLPRIKGAYCLTFTDGRTLYAARDPHGVRPLVLGRLERGWVVASETCALDIVGAAFVREIEPGELVAIDAGGVRTERFAETQHKGCIFEYVYLARPDTVIRNRPVNATRIEIGRRLAREHPAEGDLVIPVPDSGTPAAVGYARESGIPFGQGLVKNAYVGRTFIQPSQTLRQLGIRLKLNPLKQVIAGKRLIVVDDSIVRGNTQRALIRMLREAGAAEVHVRIASPPVKWPCFYGIDFASPGELIANAIAGDAPNGTAALTESIRSAIGADSLGFVTIDEMVEATEQSRDQLCVACFDGKYPLGLPSGNANADLVARMQSL, encoded by the coding sequence GTGGTAATTAAGGACCGTTCCCGGACCGATTCTGCCCCTCTTGCCCCGCTCGATGACCGCGGCGAGACCGAGCCGCGCGAGGAGTGCGGCGTCTTCGGTGTGTGGGCTCCAGGCGAGGAAGTCGCCAAGCTGACCTATTTCGGGCTCTTCGCCCTGCAGCACCGCGGCCAGGAGGCCGCGGGCATCGCCGTCGGTGACGGCGAGAGGATCGTCGTGTTCAAGGACATGGGACTCGTCTCCCAGGTCTTCGACGAGTCGATCCTCAGCTCCCTGCACGGTGACATCGCCCTCGGACACACCCGCTACTCCACCGCCGGTGGCAAGAAGTGGGAGAACGTCCAGCCGATGTTCCGTACCTCCCCCGACGGCACCGACGTCGCCCTCGGGCACAACGGCAACCTGGTCAATCCGGTGGAGCTGCGCCAGGAGGCTGTCGAGCGTGGCCTCGGCGAGTTCGCCGGCGACGGCGAGGCGGCCACCTCTGACACCGCCGTCATCACGGCGCTGCTGGCCGACTCCGTCCGCGACGGCCGGACCGTGTTCGAGTCCGCCCGCGAGCTCCTCCCGCGGATCAAGGGCGCCTACTGCCTGACCTTCACCGACGGTCGCACCCTCTACGCTGCCCGCGACCCGCACGGCGTGCGCCCCCTCGTCCTCGGTCGCCTCGAGCGCGGCTGGGTCGTCGCCTCCGAGACGTGTGCCCTCGACATCGTCGGCGCCGCCTTCGTCCGCGAGATCGAGCCCGGTGAGCTCGTCGCCATCGACGCCGGTGGCGTGCGCACCGAGCGTTTCGCGGAGACCCAGCACAAGGGCTGCATCTTCGAGTACGTCTACCTGGCGCGCCCGGACACCGTGATCCGCAACCGCCCGGTCAACGCGACCCGCATCGAGATCGGGCGCCGCCTGGCCCGTGAGCATCCCGCCGAGGGTGACCTGGTCATCCCGGTGCCGGACTCCGGCACCCCGGCCGCCGTGGGCTACGCCCGCGAGTCCGGCATCCCCTTCGGCCAGGGCCTGGTGAAGAACGCCTACGTCGGGCGCACCTTCATCCAGCCCTCGCAGACGCTGCGCCAGCTGGGCATCCGCCTCAAGCTGAATCCGCTCAAGCAGGTCATCGCCGGCAAGCGGCTCATCGTGGTCGACGACTCGATCGTCCGCGGCAACACGCAGCGCGCGCTCATCCGCATGCTGCGCGAGGCCGGGGCGGCGGAGGTACACGTCCGGATCGCCTCCCCGCCGGTGAAGTGGCCGTGCTTCTACGGCATCGACTTCGCCAGCCCCGGTGAGCTCATCGCGAACGCGATCGCCGGCGACGCCCCCAACGGCACCGCCGCGCTGACCGAGTCGATCCGCAGCGCCATCGGCGCGGACTCCCTCGGCTTCGTCACCATCGACGAGATGGTCGAGGCCACCGAGCAGTCCCGTGACCAGCTCTGCGTCGCCTGCTTCGACGGGAAGTACCCGCTCGGCCTGCCCTCGGGCAACGCCAACGCGGACCTCGTCGCCCGGATGCAGAGCCTCTAG
- a CDS encoding DUF3073 domain-containing protein, with the protein MGRGRAKAKQTKVARQLKYNTPEMDLDSLQRELASQSPRRSYDDTGVDDDYDDQYADYADWSDEDEDPQSESYSGR; encoded by the coding sequence ATGGGACGCGGTCGCGCAAAGGCAAAGCAGACCAAGGTTGCACGCCAGCTCAAGTACAACACGCCCGAAATGGATCTGGACTCACTCCAGCGCGAACTTGCTTCGCAGAGTCCTCGCCGTTCCTACGATGACACTGGAGTAGATGACGACTACGACGACCAGTACGCGGACTACGCGGACTGGTCCGATGAGGACGAGGACCCGCAGAGCGAGTCCTACTCCGGCCGCTAG